Proteins found in one Arcobacter sp. F155 genomic segment:
- the serS gene encoding serine--tRNA ligase yields the protein MIDVRELQKDFETMATALKRKGVEQEVLDNLKALAQDAKAKRQEMENVTAEQNKLSKEFGRYKKEGLDIAPLQASINELKSKKQSMEDEVRVLEEKLTSIALGVPNLPDANVPDGADEEENVVLETIGEKPQFSFEPKEHWDLDNGWLDFERGVKLAKSRFSAIKGQGARLERALINYMLDFNRERGFEEWYVPFMANSNTLQGTGQLPKFEDDLFKIEGEDLYLIPTAEVSLTNLYNDEIVPAEELPLMLTSYTPCFRKEAGSAGRDTRGLIRQHQFDKVEMVAITKQEESQEVFEKMVSCASDLLSSLGLAHQKVQLCTGDLGFSAATTIDLEVWLPGQNKYREISSISNTREFQARRAKIRYKDGKKNVLAHTLNGSSLAVGRTLLAIMENYQQEDGTVAIPEVLKKYL from the coding sequence ATGATTGATGTAAGAGAACTACAAAAAGATTTTGAAACTATGGCAACTGCACTTAAAAGAAAGGGTGTAGAACAAGAGGTTTTAGATAATTTAAAAGCATTAGCGCAAGATGCAAAAGCAAAAAGACAAGAGATGGAAAATGTTACTGCTGAGCAAAATAAATTATCTAAAGAGTTTGGTAGATACAAAAAAGAAGGTCTTGATATTGCACCTTTACAAGCTTCAATTAATGAATTAAAATCTAAAAAACAATCAATGGAAGATGAAGTAAGAGTTTTAGAAGAGAAGTTAACTTCTATTGCACTTGGTGTTCCAAATCTTCCAGATGCAAATGTTCCAGATGGTGCAGATGAAGAAGAGAATGTAGTGTTAGAAACTATTGGTGAAAAACCTCAGTTCTCTTTTGAACCAAAAGAACACTGGGATTTAGATAATGGTTGGTTAGACTTTGAAAGAGGTGTTAAATTAGCTAAATCAAGATTTTCTGCTATAAAAGGGCAGGGTGCAAGATTAGAGCGAGCACTTATTAACTATATGTTAGATTTTAACAGAGAAAGAGGTTTTGAAGAGTGGTATGTTCCATTTATGGCAAACTCTAATACACTTCAAGGAACTGGACAACTTCCAAAGTTTGAAGATGATTTATTTAAAATTGAAGGTGAAGATTTATACCTTATTCCTACAGCAGAAGTAAGTCTAACAAACCTTTATAATGATGAAATTGTTCCAGCAGAAGAGTTACCTTTAATGTTAACTTCTTATACTCCTTGTTTTAGAAAAGAAGCAGGAAGTGCAGGAAGAGATACAAGAGGACTAATCAGACAACACCAATTTGACAAAGTTGAAATGGTTGCTATTACAAAACAAGAAGAGTCTCAAGAAGTATTTGAAAAAATGGTTTCTTGTGCAAGTGATTTATTAAGTTCACTTGGACTTGCTCATCAAAAGGTGCAATTATGTACTGGTGATTTAGGTTTTAGTGCTGCTACAACTATTGACTTAGAAGTTTGGCTTCCTGGTCAAAATAAATATAGAGAAATCTCTTCTATTTCAAATACAAGAGAATTCCAAGCAAGACGTGCAAAAATCAGATATAAAGATGGTAAGAAAAATGTATTAGCTCATACATTAAATGGTTCATCATTAGCTGTTGGAAGAACTTTATTAGCTATTATGGAAAACTATCAACAAGAAGATGGAACAGTAGCAATTCCTGAAGTTCTTAAAAAGTATTTATAA
- a CDS encoding cytochrome C, whose amino-acid sequence MKYLFLVLLFSLSANANSYGSLLLEGNCTTCHHKTKSISAPSLKIVVTRYKEAFSEKKEFVSYMSSWVLKPKEETSIMLDMIKKYELMPELGYDKDTLEIISSYLYDMKFNEEN is encoded by the coding sequence ATGAAGTATCTCTTTTTAGTTCTTCTTTTTTCTTTATCTGCCAATGCTAATTCCTATGGAAGTTTACTTCTTGAAGGAAACTGTACAACATGTCATCACAAAACAAAAAGTATATCAGCACCATCACTAAAGATAGTTGTTACTAGATACAAAGAAGCCTTTTCAGAGAAAAAAGAGTTTGTTTCATATATGAGTTCTTGGGTTTTAAAACCAAAAGAAGAGACTTCAATTATGTTAGATATGATAAAAAAATATGAGTTGATGCCTGAGTTAGGCTATGATAAAGATACACTTGAAATAATTTCAAGTTATCTTTATGATATGAAGTTTAATGAAGAAAATTAA